Proteins encoded within one genomic window of Hahella chejuensis KCTC 2396:
- a CDS encoding acyl-CoA thioesterase — translation MSFTTKRTILFGDCDPAGIVYTPRVSYFVIEAVHEFLTHKLGAPGIREILDMGILPPARAFSMEFLAPMAWDETISIEVRCKELTTTSFSFFVEARNHANEVTFRSTLTQVAVSPETKRPVPLPPRLRGALSAPY, via the coding sequence ATGAGTTTTACGACAAAGCGAACAATCCTGTTTGGCGACTGCGATCCGGCCGGCATTGTGTATACGCCAAGGGTGTCTTATTTCGTGATTGAGGCGGTGCATGAATTCCTGACGCACAAGCTGGGCGCGCCGGGAATCCGCGAGATATTGGATATGGGGATTTTGCCTCCGGCGCGGGCGTTTTCCATGGAGTTCCTGGCCCCGATGGCCTGGGACGAGACCATCAGCATTGAAGTCCGCTGCAAAGAGTTAACCACGACCTCATTCAGCTTTTTCGTTGAAGCCCGTAACCATGCCAACGAAGTAACCTTTCGCTCGACGTTAACCCAGGTCGCCGTCTCGCCGGAAACTAAGCGCCCCGTGCCGCTTCCGCCGCGGCTTCGCGGGGCTTTAAGCGCCCCTTATTAA
- a CDS encoding MerR family transcriptional regulator, translated as MYIGKLAKLTGTTPKAIRHYEALGLLPEPQRREKYRVYSDDDVEAVTLIKQAQSLGFKLSELRKLVEGVNVSEGFPFDAAIAMVKLKRETLHEEMQAIQSLDKRLKQLQEDLQNSSCRC; from the coding sequence ATGTATATCGGCAAATTGGCGAAATTGACCGGAACCACGCCGAAGGCCATTCGCCACTATGAAGCTCTGGGGCTGTTGCCGGAGCCGCAACGGAGGGAAAAATACCGGGTTTATTCTGACGATGACGTTGAGGCGGTCACGCTGATCAAGCAGGCCCAGTCGCTTGGATTCAAACTGTCCGAACTCAGGAAGCTGGTTGAAGGCGTCAATGTGTCCGAAGGCTTTCCCTTCGATGCGGCGATAGCCATGGTCAAATTGAAACGGGAAACGCTGCACGAAGAAATGCAGGCGATTCAAAGTCTGGACAAGCGCCTTAAACAGCTTCAGGAAGATCTGCAAAACTCATCCTGTCGTTGTTGA
- a CDS encoding NAD(P)H-dependent oxidoreductase — translation MKKILVLNGSPKNDGFASALSQHYAAAAGEAGFPVTQVNLRELEFDPNLAAGYDAIMPLEPDLLRLQQQVLAADHLVFAYPVWWGSVPALMKGVLDRILLPGFAFRFEEGASFPQQLLAGKTARLLVTMDTPPWYYKWVYGAPSHKMMKKTVLEFCGVKPVKISEFGPIVKSTHDVRRRWLQQTLQLAATGG, via the coding sequence ATGAAGAAAATACTGGTGCTTAACGGCAGTCCTAAAAACGATGGCTTCGCCAGCGCCTTGTCGCAACACTACGCGGCGGCTGCGGGCGAGGCGGGATTCCCGGTGACGCAGGTGAATTTGCGGGAGTTGGAGTTTGATCCCAATCTGGCGGCGGGCTATGACGCCATCATGCCCCTGGAGCCGGATTTATTGCGATTGCAGCAACAGGTTCTGGCTGCGGATCACTTGGTCTTCGCCTATCCAGTCTGGTGGGGATCGGTTCCAGCGTTGATGAAAGGCGTGCTGGATCGCATTCTGTTGCCGGGCTTCGCGTTCCGTTTTGAAGAAGGAGCGTCTTTTCCTCAGCAACTGCTGGCGGGAAAAACGGCGCGGCTCTTGGTCACCATGGATACGCCGCCCTGGTACTACAAATGGGTTTATGGCGCTCCCAGTCATAAAATGATGAAAAAAACGGTCTTGGAGTTCTGTGGCGTGAAGCCGGTGAAAATCAGCGAATTCGGACCGATTGTCAAATCCACCCACGACGTCCGCCGCCGCTGGCTGCAGCAGACGTTGCAGCTGGCGGCGACGGGCGGCTGA
- a CDS encoding acetyl-CoA C-acetyltransferase produces the protein MSIQESQPSEPVYVVDGARSPFIKAGDRPGPFHAGDLAAQTGAALLLRQPFNAEEIDEVILGNTMAGPEEANIGRVAALRMGCGEATPGYTVHRNCASGMQALDNAAASIADGRSDLILAGGVEAMSHAPVLLREDMLNWLADWRNADSPLEKIKLIPEFETQYVQPVIGLLRGLTDPIVGLNMGQTTEKEAEHFGVSRRSMDEYAALSQQRLAHADGAGYFKEERTSLYSPDGTFFDKDNGMRPDTTAESLARLKPAFDPFGSVTAGNSSQITDGACWLLLASEQGLKKHGLTPIARLAHTAWAALDPSMMGLGVTLSSTAILKQRGWGLDDIDYWEINEAFAGQVLACLNAWADDAYCREQLGLEQALGELDMTRLNVDGGAIGLGHPIGASGARIVLHLIHVLRRHQTRRGIASLCIGGGQGGAMLVENIES, from the coding sequence ATGTCTATACAGGAATCTCAACCCTCTGAGCCCGTTTATGTGGTTGACGGCGCCCGTTCCCCCTTTATCAAAGCAGGCGACCGCCCCGGCCCTTTCCACGCTGGCGATCTCGCCGCACAGACCGGCGCCGCGCTGTTGCTGCGCCAGCCTTTTAATGCGGAGGAGATCGATGAAGTCATCCTCGGCAACACCATGGCCGGTCCGGAGGAAGCCAATATCGGCCGCGTAGCGGCGCTGCGCATGGGATGCGGCGAGGCGACGCCAGGCTATACGGTGCACCGGAACTGCGCTTCCGGCATGCAGGCGCTGGACAATGCCGCCGCCAGCATCGCCGACGGTCGCTCCGATCTGATTCTCGCCGGAGGCGTGGAAGCCATGAGCCATGCCCCGGTGCTGCTGCGCGAAGATATGCTCAACTGGCTGGCGGACTGGCGTAACGCCGACTCTCCCCTCGAAAAAATCAAGCTGATTCCAGAGTTCGAAACCCAATATGTGCAACCGGTTATCGGGTTACTGCGAGGACTGACCGACCCCATCGTCGGCTTGAACATGGGACAAACCACAGAAAAAGAGGCGGAGCATTTCGGCGTGTCGCGACGCTCCATGGACGAGTACGCCGCGCTCAGCCAGCAACGTTTGGCTCACGCCGATGGAGCGGGTTACTTCAAGGAGGAGCGCACGTCGCTGTACTCCCCTGACGGGACCTTTTTCGACAAGGATAACGGCATGCGCCCGGACACCACGGCGGAGTCCCTGGCGCGACTCAAACCGGCTTTTGATCCGTTCGGCAGCGTCACCGCCGGCAACAGCTCGCAAATCACCGACGGGGCCTGCTGGCTGTTGCTGGCCAGCGAACAGGGTCTGAAAAAACACGGCCTCACCCCCATCGCCCGTCTCGCCCATACCGCCTGGGCCGCGCTTGATCCCTCGATGATGGGGCTGGGCGTCACGCTCTCCTCAACCGCCATTCTCAAACAACGAGGTTGGGGCCTGGACGACATCGACTACTGGGAAATCAACGAGGCTTTCGCCGGGCAGGTGCTGGCTTGTCTGAACGCATGGGCTGACGACGCCTATTGCCGGGAACAACTGGGGCTGGAGCAGGCTCTGGGAGAACTGGACATGACGCGCCTGAATGTAGACGGCGGCGCAATTGGTCTCGGACACCCTATCGGCGCCAGCGGCGCCCGCATCGTCCTTCACTTGATCCACGTACTGCGGCGCCATCAGACGCGACGCGGCATCGCTTCATTATGCATCGGCGGCGGACAAGGCGGCGCGATGCTGGTGGAAAATATTGAATCGTAA